The sequence GTAATTGGTAAGAGAGAGGCTAGCTGGTAGAGTCAGCACTTCTCCCGACCAAGAGAAAAACACTTATAACCCACATAAGCCGATAGAGGCAGCCAAAGCCATTGCTGATACTGTCGACTAAATTGGGCCCGCAAACATCCTAGGCTTTGTAGCTGCTTCACTTGGTGGATTTTGGGCTCGTTAGGTTGCCGTTAAGCATGGATAAGTATCCGTTTCCATTAACCCCTCACTAGAGCCATGGGCTACTTTAAAGACAGGCGTTTACAGAAATCTGGAACTGATCTAAATGTAGATGTAAGCAAAAAATACTTAGAAGCTTTCCCAGCGTACAGTGTTAGTGCCAAAGAGGTAAATATTAGTGTTCTTGGCTATGTATACGGTGATGCGCTTTATCGGATGATTCTACCTGTTTATTCAAATGCTACATATAATTCATGAGATCACAAGGAGTGCTCTATTTATGTCTATGTCTACTATTGAGATTTACTGCGATAGCTGTGATTACTGTGTGAATGATACGTTTATGTGGGGGAGATTTGATTATGCATTCGATGATTATCGCCTGCACGTTAATCGAGAAAAGGGGTGGTGTAATGATTGCAAGAGTTTCAAAGCAATTGAATATTTTGCTATTCCTACAGAAGAAGAACCGTTGTGGCAAGGTATAGATAACTTACATAAAACGGTATTGCCTAACTTTTGGCGTTATTTATTCTTAAGACTAACGGGAAGGTTATGGCTTATCAAGAACGATCTTGACAAGATAAAGGAACGCTATTATTCCATGTACTTGCTATCAAAACGGCAAGACAAGGTGCGTTGTTTGGCTTGTGGCAGTTGTGAAGTACAACCTTTCCGGGATAAGTCAAAGCGTGAACATGAAAGTGGAGACTTTAGTGATTATGCGACTAAAATGATACACCCTGGTTGTGGAGGAGTAATTCATTGCCGCAGCACCGGTATGCGATTACATATGCGGTTTGATAACGTAAGAGTATATTCGCCTGAGGGTGAGTATTTAGGTGAAGAGAAATATAAAACGGTATAATTGTCCTTCAAATCACTTTAGTCTTTGCTATAGATTAAGGTGAAGCCTTAAGTTTGACGACTTAGAGCATTATCATCGGGGTAGCCCCTATTCATTTTAGGTATCATGAATGCATGGTGAGCAAGGTTATATAAATAGCGTGGGGGGCGATAATTTATAAAAGAGCTCCTTTGGACTAGGCCAAATATTTAGATATCCTATCCCGATTGAAAATACGACAGGTTATATTCATATAGTGATTGCCTAATAAAGACATTTGCCTAATTATTGCTGGACCAGCCCTATATGTCATTCGAGGGTTTTGGTTAGTAATGCACTCTACTAATAAAGTTGCAGTGGATTCTGCAGGGAGATTAAAAATCGCTTTTTTATCATTACTGGATGATCGGGCTAAGCCCAAAGGGTCACGCGATCCGTTAGGCTTTGAGCTTGTATGGACACACTATGGAAGGCAGGTGATTGGTAATCTGACTACAGTCACTTCCTCATTGAGTAACTTCGCTGTCGCTTTATTAGGGTTTCGTTGGGCTAATGAAATTAATGCCAATGTATCGCCCGATGAAAAGCCACGCAGGGTTCGAGAAACATTCCTGCGTTATGAGCAGCTTGCAGGCTACTTGCGTTACCTTGCTAATGATAAAGAGCTAATGGGGATTACCCGGGTCTCGGCACGGATGGAGAATGATGCTTTATTAGTCTCTTTTGGTTTGGGTGCCGAGCAACAGATACTCAGTGATCAGGCCAGTTATGGTTTGTGGGGCTTGTATTCCACGGCGTCGGCAGAAAGTGGGCTAATCAGTGGCGATATTCGCATGCCTACCGCTTTGGGCCTGGAGTTGGCTGAGCAGATTGAGCGCGCTGTGGATAAGCAGGCGATTATTGCTTTGTTTACCGGTGATCATAATATGAGCAGCAACCAGCTAGCTGTGCATGCCAAGCCTTTTGTGAAGGCTATTAATAAGAAGTCCATCCGCAGTCACCTGCTACAGGCGCTAATGAATGGTGGTGACCGCCATGCGGTACAGAGTGACTTATGGGCCATTACAGAGGGTTTAGCCGATAAGCAGGCTAAGGTGGACTCATTGACCGACTTCATTGCGCTGGTAAAGCGAGAGTCCGGTAATCAAGTGCTAATCCAGCGGCTGCAAGCTATTGAAGCGGTAGAGCGAATTTTGGTGGCGGCGAATAATCTTTTTAATTACTGCCGCCAGCAAGAGGGTGAATCATTACGCAGCGTGTTGAATGAAATTGGTGATCGCTACCACTATGCACATTTACCTGCTGATCTTGATCTAAGCTCGGTGCCACGAGGCGCTATGCTGCAGTCTATCAACGTTGCTTTACGCAATAATGATACTGCTGCTGCTATCGGGCATATACTCGAGCTTAATAAAGTGGTGATGGCGCAGCGCAGTGGTGCGCCCTGGGTTGAGGTAGAGCCTTCTCGTAAACTGAGGGTTCGTGTGCCAACAGAAACCTATGCGTTACGTAGCCAGCAAGCGCTAGAAACGGAATGGGATTATGAATATTTTATAAGCTCTTTCTTGCGGATAGCCAGCCAGGCCCAGGGGGTACAATGGAAAGCGCTGTAGTCTCTGATCGGCTTAAAGAGTTAATTGACGGCTCTGAGGTTAGGGCTGGGGTTTTTACGACTTATACCTTTGAGCCGGATTTTTTTGAGCTTGAAGTAATCCCTTTGTTATTGCCGGGTGATACGCCGTTTTCTTCCGATAGCCGAGTCAAAGAATTTCAGGTGCGCGATGCTTTACGGCAAGCCTCCCTACCTTTAGACGTATTTTATGATTTACAAATGTTCCGTAAGGAGGGGCAAGTATCCCCATCTATGGAGTACTTATGCCACGGTGTGCATGCTGGCAATGCCGCTTTTCACCCTAAGCTGAACTTTATATTGGCTTACAGTGAAGACTATGAGAGTGAATACCTCTTGGTGGGCGCAGGGTCGAATAACCTGAGCCAAGCGGGCTGGTGGGACAATATCGAGTGCCAACATTGGGAAGTAGTGTGGCCCGATGAAGTTGAGCGCACGTTTCTTAAACAATTACGTGTTGATGTGGCGTTGCTGGCCAGCTGGCAGCAGCTTAGTGGTGCGGGTGGCGCCACGGCACTGGGCAAAGTTACGCAATTTTTAGCGACCTGCACCGGTAGCACGAATGATAAGGCGGCCGCGTATTTTGGTTTGAGTGAGTCTCCGCGTTTTAAACCCTTCTTGCGCAGCATTACTAATAAACGCTGGGCTTATACTAACTGGACTTTAGAAATTATCTCGCCGTTTTTTGCCGATGATGCTCATAATAAAGAGCACGAATTCTTTCATAAGCTGGGGGTTGAACGGATTCATTTGTTACTGCCCAAGGATCAGGACGGCAGGGCGCTGTGTCAGCAAAAATATTTTAACCATATTGAAGACCAAGAGGGGATTGAGTGGGCTGAATGGGCACCGGAGGCCTTGAAGAATTTGAGCCTAGCCTCAAATAATTACCGTCGCCTGCATGCCAAGGTCTATCACTTTTATAATAAGAAGCAATCTTGGGTCTTTGTTGGGTCGGTGAACTTTACCCATAAAGCTATGCACGACAATGTCGAGGCAGGTTTTTTTGTAAAACTCGGTCGTCCAGCGCCGTTATTACGTGTACTCAAGCAAACTGAGCTCAGTGGCTTTAATCCCCCTTCCGAAGCTGTACCGGGCACGGAAGCGGCTACTGATGAAGCTTTGCCTGCTATTCACCTGCAGTATGATTGGTTGTCGAGGTCGCTGGCCGCTAAC is a genomic window of Dasania marina DSM 21967 containing:
- a CDS encoding phospholipase D family protein, whose product is MESAVVSDRLKELIDGSEVRAGVFTTYTFEPDFFELEVIPLLLPGDTPFSSDSRVKEFQVRDALRQASLPLDVFYDLQMFRKEGQVSPSMEYLCHGVHAGNAAFHPKLNFILAYSEDYESEYLLVGAGSNNLSQAGWWDNIECQHWEVVWPDEVERTFLKQLRVDVALLASWQQLSGAGGATALGKVTQFLATCTGSTNDKAAAYFGLSESPRFKPFLRSITNKRWAYTNWTLEIISPFFADDAHNKEHEFFHKLGVERIHLLLPKDQDGRALCQQKYFNHIEDQEGIEWAEWAPEALKNLSLASNNYRRLHAKVYHFYNKKQSWVFVGSVNFTHKAMHDNVEAGFFVKLGRPAPLLRVLKQTELSGFNPPSEAVPGTEAATDEALPAIHLQYDWLSRSLAANTEASESYQVDILTPEGKPAIADWLISGSANIYEGKLEQLEHLLKNGSLVTLVGVNTRTGVAFTPHTVMLQQTSWSHKPIEMPDLSAEQILAIYADMSPDRRQMLMMNAMFKKLVLAQEAGEITLLDDELASEEFFSEYAEIFHAFRRLKQRLQEALDAENMALLDYYLTGQGMDSLPTLVARASDEEAASVKPVTAYLLLLSAREIYQYKPLSKRPLIKQKLTALDNSIRAIKASSRIQLEDNSSARRKTFFVWFEQQFFKQYRAASEASL